The genomic DNA ATCTGGAGGTTATTCATCGGGCTGATGGTTACAGCTATGGATTCTAGGCGGCTAAAGCCGCTTGAGTCGGCTTTCCTCCTTGCTCTAAAGAGACAAGGCTCCCAGCCATCCCAAAAAACTTGGTGGGTATTGAGTTCTAGGCAGGGGGTAAGCCAACTATACGGCTGCCCTGCTGAAGGTGGTTGGTTCTCGCTAGAGTAGACGAGTGAGGAGTTTTTGTGGCCGCTTGCTTGGCTGGCTCCTCCGTGATATTTATGCCACCCCGCATTACCGATAGGATGCGCTCTATCTACACCTCAAAAAAACCCAACCCACAAAAGACAAACCCGCGCAGCAGAATGCCATTGCAGCAGAGTTTCGAGCAGTCTATTCAAATCAGTGCTAGTGCTACCGCTGTAGAGCGCTGTATTACAGACCTAAACCTAATGCATCGTTGGTTGAATCCAGCTTTGCGGTGTGAATCTCTAGGCGAATGGAGTACCGATGTGGGTAGTCGCAGCCGTTTTATTATTCAGATCCCGTTCTTGCAGCCTTCGCTGAATAGTGTAGTGGCTGCAAGAGAACCAGGTTTAGTGGTGTGGGAGTTCGATGGTTTCTTTCACGGGCGCGATCGCTGGGAGTGCAACCCCAATGATCGGGGCACCTACCTGCTCAACCGCTTTGAATTCGAAATTCCCAACTCACTGGTGCGGTTTGGCTTCAATACCTTCGCCGCTAGCTGGACGCAAGAAGATATGCAAGCTCAGCTACGCCGCCTGAAGCG from Trichocoleus desertorum ATA4-8-CV12 includes the following:
- a CDS encoding SRPBCC family protein, with the protein product MPLQQSFEQSIQISASATAVERCITDLNLMHRWLNPALRCESLGEWSTDVGSRSRFIIQIPFLQPSLNSVVAAREPGLVVWEFDGFFHGRDRWECNPNDRGTYLLNRFEFEIPNSLVRFGFNTFAASWTQEDMQAQLRRLKRVAEELHRKLHT